The genomic region AAAATCCGGTCAAGGCGGTCGAAGTTGCTCCACGCCCGCAGGCCGGACCTATGGGAAAGCATGCCGCATTCCCGAGCATGCACCTTGCGCCACTCCTCTACCGGCGGGTTGGGGTAGGAGCTTTTTGCCTCGCCGTCATGGGCGCGCTTGCGGGGCGGCGGCCCCCTCGGTCACCCCTCCTGCAACCCACACTTGACAACGAGATGAGGTTTGGGTGGCTACGCTTGCGGTAAACAACTGCCGGAGGTAAGTGGATTTCTCGCAGGAAAAGTGGATTTGCGGCGGAGGGGGCGGATATGAGAAATGCCGGATGGGAACTCTAAACCGGGGTCGCTCTTGTATATATGCAGAAATCGGGTACAGTTTATGGGCCGGGCCGTTTATGCGGTATGTGGATGGGCCGTTTTTATACACGTAATGTATGTCTGCCAAAAAATCACGGGTTGGCGAGCTTTTTAAAGGATCTGCTAGAAAtgctcttagagcaactccaacagttCCCCTAACTCTAAAATAACCGCCGTTTACGGGAAGTTGGGGCAAAAAAACCTCTCCAACAGGTTCCGTAAAGTGGCTTTATCTTTAGAGGATCCCGTAAAGGAGGCATCTTCTTCCTTCAGGTTTACGGGAAGATGACCTTCCCGTAACTTTTTTGCGGGCTGAAGTTTCCTCAACAGCCACGCTTGCGACCCCGCCACGTACAGCAGCCTTGCCGCTGCCACCCGCCGCCGTCTCACTTGTGCATGTCGCTGCCTCGCCCATGCACGCCTCCGTGCCCTTGTCGCCGCCCGCCGCCTGACACTGCCTCACCCGCGcatgccgccgccacctccccgagCATGCAGCCGCACCCCTGCTGCAGCCCATGCACGCCACTGCTGCCTCGCCCATGCCGCCGCTCATGTCGGCCGCCGCGCACCTGCTGTAGGCCGTGCTGCCTATGCCCGCCGGCCATGTCAGCTGCCatggcctcgccggtggccaccgCAAGCCCGCCGGGGCCACTAACCGGTGGGTCCTAGCAATTAACTAACATTTGTTTAATTCAAAGTAAAAATGCTTTTAGGGGAAAAAGATTAGGAGAACTGACAAAAGTTGCTTTCAAAAAACTTTCCCTAACTTTTAGGGGAAGGTGAAAAAAACAACTTCTAGGGAACTGTTGGAATTGCTCTTAGCACTGCCGTGCACTTGGGAGCCCTCCCCTTCGCCGTCCCAGGTGAAGTGAAGCCGCCTCAGCCGCCGTGATGGATTTAGGCCGTGGGTACGTCTtcgccaaattctttgcacctataGCTTGCTCTCCATTCCAAACCGGCGGCGGAGAGCTCTCCGGCGAGCTCTGTAGCTGCGTCCCATATGGAGCCGCCGCTCCCGCCGTCCAATTCAAGCATCCCGGATCTTAGCAACGTCCTACTTCTATTCTGTGGCCGGGGACTCCACAAATGGCACCACGCAACACCGGCGTGCCACTCCGCCGTGGATTCTGAGGTTGTTGTGACCATTGTAGAGTGCTGCATCCTTGCTTGGTCTCAGGAATGGGGACGGATGGGTTCGGGGGCTGCCATGGTCGTGACTCGTGACCAACGGGCAACGGGACCAGAGGTGGAGTAGACGACTGCGGCGCCAAAGATTTGGGACGCGCCGATCTGATTCTTTCGGCTGGGTTGCTCCATAGGGCTCGACGAATTCATTTGACAACTAACTGTGGACTGTATGTTTACAGGCTTCTGAAGACTTTTCCATGGACACATGACAGTCCGATTGTGGATTTTGCATTTGTAGGCTCAAGAAGGTATACATATAATGCATCTTTTTGGTCACTTTTATACCTTGTTGTTTGGCACCTGCAGTACTATATATTCAGATGTGCGAATGAAGGACACCTGAGTGGATCGCATAATATTGGCCTATAAATGGTTCGAAGCTCATTTTTATAAATATATATTTGGAGCCACAGATTTTTTATGGAAAGACGTTCAATTCTTAGTTTCTTACTGTCCATGTGAAAATTGAGCAGAAGTACCCAGATTCTAGAAATGTGGAATAATTAAAAGTTTTAAATAAACAACAAGTATTTGAGGGTTAATCAAAGCATTAGGAGTTACCCATTTCTCAAGCTCTATTttcttgtactccctccttcccagtgctagatacatccgtctGAGCGCCAATTaatatgagacagagggagtattactttTGGTCCTTTCCGACATCTAACTCTGTATATCCTTCTAGTGAAGTTCTCTTCGAAATGTAGCAATTGAACTTGAACGTGGATGTTTTTATAGAAAGTAGTTGAGTTTTTAATTTCAGGCACTCTGAAACGTGGCTTATATATGCATACTAGTGTATTTTACAAGTGTAGGGTTATAAAACGGTCTTTGGTAAACTAGAGTGTAGGATAAAAGCATCAGTAGTCGGCCACTTTTAAGCTCTGTTATTTTTTGTTAGTTTTTGGCAGGCAGTTTCCGACTTGTTACTCCATCCTTTTGGTAAACTTTTGCTTGAAACAAAAGATAATGCACACAATACACAGTTCAGTTATATATTAACTACTGCAAATGGTGGTATCTTAGAATTGCATAAAGATTAAACTGTTTTCACTAAATTACATTTTTTTTTGTGGGGGGCATGCAGTGAAGGATAGAACCATTTCCTTCAGTCCTATCGTCTTGTGTTTGTTTTTTAGCCGTTTCAGATTTTAAATTTTACCCTTGAGAAAATTTTGACCTATAATATCTTTTGTATGTAGGCTTGTCATCGGATATTCTGATGGGATAGAAGTCTTGGACATGGACTTGGAAGCATTATCGCGTCAGCAATAGGGACAGCAAAGTTAGAAGGAAATTGATTTGGCTGCTGGGTTGAGCTGAGCACCACTCAGAAACCTCACATCAAATTTATTTAGTAGAAAATTCATAAATTATCTGTACCACGCTTGGGTTTGCATGGAACAAAAATGGGTTGACATTTCAACTGTACGTTGTTGGCACTACTCCCTCTCTTCACTTTTATAAGATGTTTTAGACAGCTGAAATTGAACTGTTTTGGGTGGTGTCTTAAATGTCGTAATggtcttacaaaagtgaacggagggagtagtacattgcAGGGCAGATAGTTATTTTGCATCGGATCTGAGATGGGATTTTGTTACTGGGTCGAGTGAGATGGGTTGTTTATATTGTACCCAAAACTCTACAAAATGCAACCATTGAGACCACTTGGGTTAGGGCGGATGAGCATAGCACATTCACTCTCTCGGTTTGACCGTCTCTCTGAGAGTGCCTAGCTGAGCACATTCACCTTTTTGCATTGGCCAATCTGAACGGTTCCTGCAACATTTTGCTTATGAACCAGGTTTGCTTGTGCCACGTACGGAGGACCTGCTCACTTTCTTTGAAGATTTTTTTTGTCATTGTTTGATTGTGCCACGTTGCCAAATTTGTTGACATGGGACTACAGTAATCCAATTATGTGATGTGTGGCCCCTTCGATGTGCTTCCTATCCGGAAGCAAACACATTCAGAAATCTGATGTTCATGTTACCATCATTTTAATCTGCTTCATGCATGTATGCTCCTAATTTTACAGAAATCTGTTGTGTCAAGATCCTGATGTGAACTACAATTGGCATGTAAACCATTTCAGTGGATCAAGAACATCATGTTTCATGTGAATGGCTCGTGGTCTACTGTGTTACATTGTTCAAAACACAAACTAATTTCTCGCACAGTTCTGTCCAAAAAGGAAAAACATCTTCTCTACATACAAGCCCACAGGTGCAAAGACTTGTGCTATTGTTAGGCCATAGTTTGGCTTCAGTGGACACTGATATATCACAAAACTCCAGCTTAGTCCAGCGTCCTCAGCAAGATAACACAAAACGATATGCAATCTAAACAGCAGCTGATGATTCTTGTCAATAAAAGCTTGCAATTGTGAAATAACAGCAGCACAGGCAGCTGGGTGCAAAGGCAACATGAATCAAGCAAAATTAATTATAGTGCACTGCACTACGAGGCAAAAACAGTAGGCTAGGTAACATCACAGCATAAACTTGCAGCATCATCAGGAAGAAACACAGCACATGAAAGACAATGCAGTTATTTTACTGCCTGGTGGGAAATTTCACCAAGGAACATAGTTCATCGAAAGGCGAGTGAGTGAGCGGCAAAACCCCCCAAAGTTGCTCACGGAAACTGAAATTCGTAAAACAAAATAGTATACCCTGACTTTAAAGTCCCTTTTATTAGGAACTCCAAAATCCTAGAAAAGAAACTTTGGCTGCATGGTGGGAGCAAAACACTGGTCGAGCTCGCGCCGCCGCCCATTCAGGGGTCCTTGACGATGAAGTTCTGGCGGCTGATGGGGTTCATGATGACCGGCGGACCGGCGACACGGGGCCAGGCCTGGAACTTGGCGTCTGTGGCCTGAAACCACTCCTTGTCTGTCGCGGTCTTGCAGACGGTGCCTGGATCCGAATGGAACATGCAGCGTCAGATGCGTTCTTCCAAGAGGTTAGGGGCACATGCATCCTATGGGCATGTTATGTAACAGCATGCATGGTAGTACTCACCGCCGAAGATCTTCTTGTCAGAAACGATCGTGTCGCAGACGTACGCAATTCCAAGGGACCCAACCAGCGCACCGATGATGCACTTGGTCGCCATTGCCGCTGCACAATGATGAAACAGGATGTAGATCGTCAAATGTAATGGACAGGGTATACAGAACTACTCACATGTACGTATGAAAATGCAAATGCATGGCATGGCAGAAAGCGAGCAGGCCCTCTAACACAGTCGGCTGGTTTCTGGATCCACATAGACGGATGTTCTCTCAATTCGCATAGGCATGGACATGACTCAAGACAGAACGTAATCCACCATGAGACGATAGCAGAACAAAATCAATCCAGTCTACACAAGACAGCGCGTGATGGAAGGGAAGGGGCGTGCACATGTTGTGCGACATGTGCAAGGGTACAAATGAACCGCCAAGAGATGGTTTATGTGCCCTTTTGACCATCCCAATCacaactagtactccctccgtccggaaatactcaaGTGACTACCACAACTACCACGCATCAGTGACCAGGTTGAAGGGTACATGCACAAGTGCAGAGATCAAGACGTTTTCATATCAGAAAACAGCACAGATCCACCGGGTAAAAATGCCGACCCGGCCCACCCATCCATCCATCCCGTCAGCAACGAACCGAAGGAGATGAATCACGGTAACAAATCACTGCCCATCCAGAGACCGCGGCCTAAACTCCCCAAAAGCAAATCCTCCGATCCTCCCCGACGAGGCGACAGGGATCATTGACGAGCCAAACCCGGCCCCACCGATCACGAACCGCAGAGAACGCGGGCGGATCTGATCGACGCGCGCGGAGGCGCCCTTCACGGCGCGTGCTACGGATCCCGCCGTATCCTCGGCAATCCCTCCCCGTACCCTAGATTAACCATGGGAAATAAGAACGACGGCAAACCTCGCTCGACGCGGTCGGCGGCGAAGACCCAGGTTCGTACGtacagagagagggggggggggggggggggggggggcggagatgGAGAGGGGTCGGTGGTGAGATTACCTCGCGATCGATCGGtgttcgcccgccgccgccgccggggagaGGGAAGGAGGGAGGAGACGCACGCGTTTgcgggggagggagggagagaggaagggagcGAAGGCGAGCCAGAGAGTGCGCGGAGAAATCATAAAGGCTCCGCGACCCCTTGACCTCTTCTCCTCGGGGCGGCGTTTActccatgggccgggccgggcctcaTTTCGCGATGCTGACCAAGTGacccaactctctctctctcttacaaaTCTAACGCAATGATTctcgtttctcaaaaaaaaaatcgaATGTAATGATTCTCTAGCGTGCATAAGAGGAACGCATCTGTGGGGTTCCACCCCCGCCGTCATGTCATCTGAGAAATTCAGGTCCCCTCGCCTTCGGCTGTCATCTTGGCACATAGGCGGGGGACTTCGTTGTCATCTTGGCACATTGACAATATCGCTGCTCCAGTTCAATTGCAACCACTTTACCGAAGTCTTTGGAGTACTTCTTCGAGAAGAGAATGCTACCGCAAAGAAGGTGTTTACAAGagatttcaatgtaattcttagtcgtaggagttactttgtattttcttggatCTTAGGTCCAATCAGTATACCTATAATTGTTATGATCAATaaagttatactccctccgtcctttaaatagtgtacttccaactttggtgaagggtcaaactatctcaatatttgaccgagtttgtgcaaaaatatatcaatgtttatgaaaccaaataggtatataatgaaaaatatattttatcatgaatctaatgctacttatttgatggcataaatgttgaggcattattgtataaatacggtcaaatATAAAAAGGTTTGACTTTCCAACTAAGTACACTCTTCAAAGGACGGAGGGAGATGAGGGAGCGGTGAGATGAGGGAGGAGTGGGAGAGGTAGGTAGCGGCGGATCCAACGGAGTGGGAGAGGTAGGTCCCGTGCGTGTAGCATTACTGCTTTTCTTGCAACATCTTATTAGTGGTGCGAAACAAAAGACAAACATGCTTGATACTACACCCACATGGGAAACACTGGCTTGATTAATCACATCACCCTAGATAGTCCTCCCAGCCCGGCCGCTACCTATCACGGGGCAGTGCCGAAGTAGAGGAGCTTGCGCACTTTGGTCGCCGCCTCATCGTACACGTCCGTCGTGTAGTGGCCCGTCCCGCCGGTGCGGTCGAGCGCGTTCAGCAGGATACGATAGATGATTCCTTGAGCGCCTAGGCCTTGCTCCTCGCAACGGAGCACGCTGCTCAACTGGAGGCCTTGCTTCATCTCCGCCAGCGCCCACTTTGCGAGCTCGTCGATCTTGGGGCCGTCCTCGCAGGATTTCCACCCAGGTGTGGGGTTGACAGTGGCGCAGacgacggcagcaacgacgccggTGGCAAGGAGGAGGCTGGTGGTCCTCATCCTCATGCTCGCTGGGTAGACAATTATCTGTGGCATGTGACAAGATACCTAGTCAGCATATAATAGATAATAAATCTAATAGAAAACCAAAGCCAGATGACGGCGAATTATTAGGAAAATTTAATAAGAAAGCAAATACTCTAGACTTGAAGGTACCTGGCCTGGCGTGATGcctagcttcttcttcttggacggACGGCGATCGGCCGatgtgctcttcttcttcttcttcttcttctttttcttcttcacaggGTTGGGGTATGTTCTTCTAGCACAGCTCTCTCCTCCTCGCCAGGGTGCGCTGGTTATTTGTACCCGTGAACGGAACGGGACGGGCCGGGTCACCACCTACGTCCGTCCCTGCGGCTGCATGCATGGCTTGAGAGGACCAACGCTAGCTAAGCTGCCGCGTCCGGACGACCTACATTTTACTCCGCGGTTGTCACTTTCCCCCTTTTCGTGTCCCGGCTGGCAGTATCTGTATGTACTGCATGCTGCCAAACGGCCGGGCGTGTACGTACAGACATAAAACACGCCACACATGTACGTATACTACACCTTTTTTTTCTACTAGACCGCTAGGtgaaaattagtaaatgcatggcaGAGAGGTGAGCTGGTTAGAGCCCGACCAGTGATTTCCTTTTCAAGAGAAAGGGGCCAAGCAGCGCCCCACACTACTGAAATTTGCTGCTTTGCCccggggtcctcggcccgatccacctggttcgaagacgacgtggtgagtacccctagtccaggtgTTTTATGGGTTCTCCGGTGTTCTATGGGTTGGGCTTTATCCCCGCTTGGGCCGAGCGGGTCATCCTCGGGCTTCACCTGAAGTGCCTGGTGTAATTTTTCCCGTGACACCTTCCTAGGAGCCTGCACGGGTTCCGTCGGCATGCTCTTCCGGTAGCGGTGAGACGAAGGGGGAGCGGGGGAGGAAGGTGGCGGCGGATCCAGTGGGCTTTCGCGGTGTCGCCGAGGAAGGGTAAACACGGCGGTGGCAGGGTGACTTTGCAAAAAATGCTAGacactggtggaaaaacaggcttccgtccagccccataagtcgcgaagctgtaggaaccgcgactaatgggacctttagtcgcggttctggaggtgaaccgcgaccaaaggcctgggcccagggcgctcggtggccagctggcgcacgtgagggtctttagtcgcggttggccaggacaaccgcgactaaaggccttcgggcacctttagtcacggtttgccaggccaaccgcaactaaagcccctcccctatatatacccatccagcagccaacacttaggcatttggagccattctcttcacaagtgggtgtaggtttgcttttggttcctcttatgcacataaggtgtttgatgaaatgccccaagagcatgaaacaaacatgacatgaagtgttggagccacactcctcgatcacggttagcaacttgatgaacctttgatgtgtcattgataaaatatgcatgtgtgcagttcattgtttaatttatattgtttgtagctagttagtttaacaaatgcatgatggttaattatatattttatattataataatgcagatgaatcggcaatggatgtacggtaaccgactctccggcgagttcactacgggtttgaaagatttcctcgtagtggctaatgcgaacaagcaggggggttttgttatccgtccatgtgttatctgtaagaatcagaagggttactcttcctcaagagatgttcacatgcatctgcttcggcacggtttcatgccaagctataattgttggaccaagcatggagaaagaggggttataatggaagaagatgaagaaggggatgatttcatcgatgaaagctatcttgctcatttcggtgatactttcatggaggatgctgaaggtgaaggggaaggtgaagaagaggcacgtgatgatcccgttgatgatcttggtcggaccattgctgatgcacggagacgctgcgaaactgaaaaggagagggagaatttggatcgcatgttagaggatcacagaaaggcgctgtaccccggatgcgatgatggtctgaaaaagctgggctgcacactggatttgctgaaatggaaggcagaggcaggtgtagctgactcggcatttgaaaacttgctgaaaatgttgaagaatatgtttccaaaggataacgagttgcccgccagtacgtacgaagcaaagaaggttgtctgccctctaggtttagaggttctgaagatacatgcatgcatcaacgactgcatcctctaccgcggtgaatacgagaatttgaatgaatgcccggtatgcactgcattgcgttataagatcagaggcgatgaccctggtgacgatgttgagggccagaaacccaggaagagggttcccgccaaggtgatgtggtatgctcctataataccacggttgaaacgtctgttcaggaacaaagagcatgccaagttgttgcgatggcacaaagaggaccgtaagtcggacggggagttgagacacaccgcagatggaacgcaatggagaaagatcgatagatggttcaaagattttgcagctgacgcaaggaacataagatttgctctaagtacggatggcatgaatccttttggcgagcagagctccagccatagcacctggcccgtgactctatgcatctacaaccttcctccttggttgtgcatgaagcggaagttcattatgatgccagtgctcatccaaggtccgaagcaacccggcaacgacatcgatgtgtgcctaaggccattagttgatgaacttttacagttgtggggcagacctggtgtccgtgtgtgggatgagcacaaaaaagaggaatttaacctacgagcgttgcttttcgtaaccatcaacgattggcctgctcttagtaacctttcgggactgtcaaataagggatacaatgcatgcacgcactgcttacatgagactgaaagtgtacatttgccaaattgtaagaagaacgtgtaccttgggcatcgtcgatttcttccgaaaattcatccagtaagaaagaaaggcaagcattacaacggcaaggcagatcaccggccgaagcctgcggaacgcactggtgctgaggtatttgatatagtcaaggatttgaaagtcatctttggaaagggtcctggcggacaatcagttccgaagggagctgacgggcacgcagccatgtggaagaagaaatctatattctgggagctagaatattggaaagtcctagaagtccgctctgcaatcgacgtgatgcacgttacgaagaatatttgcgtgaacctcctaagcttcttgggcgtgtatgggaagacaaatgatacaaaggaagcacggcaggaccagcaacgtttgaaagaccctgatgaccggcatctggaatggtttcaaggtcgtgccagctacgctctgaccaaagaagagaaggtcatcttttttgaatgcctgagcagtatgaaggtcccgtctggattctcgtccaatataaagggaataataaacatggcggagaaaaagttccaaaacctgaagtctcacgactgccacgtgattatgacgcaattgcttccgattgctttgagggggctcctgccggaaaatgttcgagtagccattgtgaagctatgtgcattcctcaatgcaatctctcagaaggtaatcaatccagaagttctaccacggttacagaacgatgtgatccaatgtcttgtcagtttcgagttggtgttcccgcc from Triticum aestivum cultivar Chinese Spring chromosome 4A, IWGSC CS RefSeq v2.1, whole genome shotgun sequence harbors:
- the LOC123083379 gene encoding uncharacterized protein, which codes for MATKCIIGALVGSLGIAYVCDTIVSDKKIFGGTVCKTATDKEWFQATDAKFQAWPRVAGPPVIMNPISRQNFIVKDP
- the LOC123083380 gene encoding uncharacterized protein, whose amino-acid sequence is MRMRTTSLLLATGVVAAVVCATVNPTPGWKSCEDGPKIDELAKWALAEMKQGLQLSSVLRCEEQGLGAQGIIYRILLNALDRTGGTGHYTTDVYDEAATKVRKLLYFGTAP